A genomic window from Thermodesulfobacteriota bacterium includes:
- a CDS encoding type II toxin-antitoxin system RelE/ParE family toxin, whose translation MTYTVEILRSAQKGLAKGHREDQPRVIEAIRQLAEDPCPPGRKKLSGRPAWRIRIGQYRVIYEIHDAQLLVLVVTIGHRKEVYR comes from the coding sequence GTGACGTATACCGTCGAAATCCTCCGGTCCGCCCAGAAAGGACTTGCCAAGGGTCACCGCGAGGATCAACCAAGGGTGATCGAGGCCATTCGCCAACTGGCAGAGGATCCGTGTCCTCCTGGAAGAAAGAAGCTCTCTGGGCGACCAGCTTGGCGGATTCGGATTGGGCAGTACAGAGTCATATATGAAATCCACGATGCACAGCTTCTCGTTCTGGTCGTTACGATCGGGCACCGTAAGGAAGTCTACCGATAG
- a CDS encoding BrnT family toxin encodes MEFEWDPNKAQTNFTRHNVTFSEAATVFSDPFDITIADPDHSEGEFRFLSIGRSEAGRLLVVGYTERNNHIRIITAREATPREARNYAS; translated from the coding sequence ATGGAATTCGAGTGGGATCCGAACAAGGCTCAGACCAATTTCACAAGGCACAACGTCACGTTTTCCGAGGCTGCTACCGTATTCAGCGATCCATTCGACATCACCATCGCCGATCCGGATCACTCCGAGGGAGAGTTTCGCTTCCTTTCCATTGGCCGCAGTGAAGCTGGTCGGTTGCTTGTTGTCGGCTATACCGAACGGAACAACCACATCCGAATCATTACAGCCCGAGAGGCGACTCCACGGGAGGCTCGCAACTATGCATCCTGA